A genomic window from Diospyros lotus cultivar Yz01 chromosome 2, ASM1463336v1, whole genome shotgun sequence includes:
- the LOC127794015 gene encoding uncharacterized protein LOC127794015: MATESRELSHKDAESMEEMAFPGRRCCFCIPCFGSGSSPIAGAHWWQRMRGADYEDRWWSRGISALKKVREWSEIVAGPRWKTFIRRFNRNKSGGGRHCKFQYDPLSYALNFDEGAGQSGSPEEEYGFRNFSARYAAIPMPGADHVKNAPTYA; this comes from the coding sequence atgGCTACCGAAAGCCGTGAGCTCTCGCACAAAGATGCGGAATCCATGGAAGAGATGGCGTTCCCCGGGAGGCGCTGCTGCTTCTGCATACCGTGCTTCGGCTCTGGCAGTTCTCCGATCGCCGGAGCGCACTGGTGGCAGAGGATGCGGGGGGCAGACTACGAGGATAGGTGGTGGAGCCGCGGGATCAGCGCGCTCAAGAAGGTTCGCGAGTGGTCGGAGATCGTTGCTGGCCCACGCTGGAAGACCTTCATCCGGAGGTTCAACCGGAACAAGAGCGGCGGCGGCAGGCACTGCAAGTTCCAGTACGATCCTCTCAGTTATGCCCTCAACTTCGACGAAGGCGCCGGCCAGAGCGGTAGTCCGGAGGAGGAGTACGGATTCCGGAACTTCTCGGCAAGATACGCTGCGATCCCGATGCCGGGGGCGGATCACGTGAAGAACGCGCCGACGTACGCGTGA